CAGAAAAGGTCATCTCTTGACAGCCAGCCGATGGAGCGGATCAGGGTGAGGGCGAGCGCCGAAATTTTCTCGTTGAAGAGGGCCTCGATTTCGGGGATGCCCCGATTGAAAAGAGCAAACCCGGTTGATCCCCCCTCGAGACAGGTAAAGCATTTCTGCGGACCGGTGCCGACCGGTTTTTCCAGGAATCCTTCGGCCGGTTCGACCGAAACCGGCCGGCGGACTGTGCCGAAGGTCGTCTCCACGACGGCGTCGCTCGCTTTAAACGGGGCATGAAACCATACGCGGAGCCGGTGATCCTCGCTTTTGTTTTCCAATGAGACTCGAAAATCGATCCGCTTTGTGTCCCTATATAAGGATATTTCGGTCTTGATCCTTGTCTCAACCGCCGCCGTCGATCGGGCATCACGTTCCGGCGTCAGCCGCTCCGGAATCCGGTACACCGCCTCGATCCGCACAGCAGCTCGCACCGGCCCGTTTTCAATGACCGACACGGCGACCGGCCCGACCGGGGCAGCGACCGGTTGGGCGCCCTGAACCTCATCAAAATTGTATGTGTCGCCCCGGTCACCTTCATCGATGAAGTGGAGGCATCGAGCGTATTCGATCGCCAGATCCTTGTCGAGAATATCTATCGTGCCGTCACTGTTGATCGTTATCCGGTAATGTTGGTTTTCCAGCTTCTCCTTTGAAGCCTCTAAACCACCGCTTGCGCTGCCGCCCGCGCTCTCGCCAGAGAGAGAGTACAGCGTGAGTCCGTGTGGAGCCAGTTCTTTCGCCGGGAAACGAATGGTCGTTCTGGCGCCGGAGATTCCCCTGATCTTCACCGTTGCGATTGTCGGATCTTCGAGCGCGGCCAACAATTCCTTGCGTCGTTTATCGAAATCAATTTCGCCGGCGGGCGCTCGCCCCATGATCAGGTTCAGGTGCAGAATATTGCCGTCCTTTCGCCAGAGGACATTGTTGATGTAATACCCGATCAGCTCGCGGTCTTCCATTCCTGAGACCATCGAGCGCACCATCTCCGGCGTCTCTTCGGTCTGCACAAAAAGCTCGCGCTCCCCGACCGTTTTCTGCAGGGGGATGATTGACCCATCGGCATCTTTCACGGATTGAATGAAGTCGGGCTCCTCAAGATCGACTTCAACGTCAACAAGCTGAAAGCGCGCCGCGGTAGGATTGAACACACAGAGGACGGGTGAATCCGCCGGAGCGTGACGGCTATCCACCTGGCTTGCAAGGAATGACATGCAGTCTTTTTGCAGCGCTTTTCCCAACTGTTCGACGCGGTCGAATCGCGTTTCCATTTCTTCATGGACTTTGTCGACGCTGCAGCCGCAGATGCTGTCGTGTGGCTGGTTTTGGAGAATCAATCGCCATGCATGTTCGATGAAACTGCCGTGAGGCCGGGTATCTCCGCACAAGCCGGCCCAAGCCGACAACGGCTCAACATATCTTTCCAGCAGCCGGCAGCACTCAAAAGCGCGCTGCTTCTGCCTGATCCTGGTGGAGGTTACCCCGGGAAGCAGCGGCGCTCGCTCCGGGCTTCGAAATTCGCCGCGATGAACCGACAAAGAGCGCGCCTGTTTTCTGGCCTGTTGAATGAATGCATCGAGCGAGCCGATCTCGGCCGTCACTCCCTCCAGCCTGCGCACCGCCTTCTCCAACTGTTCTGGCAGGCCCTCCTGCGGCTCGAGATGATCGAGCCCGTTCATGATCAGCATGCTGCGAATCGAGCAGTATGGCTCCAATTTCTGGATGACCCTCCGCAGGCTGTCGCTTAACTGCTTTGGGTTGAGAGGCAGGAATGCTCCGTTGCCATAGGAAGTGGCGAGGTAGACGGTGAATAGTTGCGTTCCGTCCGGCGACTCCCACAGAAATTGCGTTTCGGTAACGGTCCGGCCGACTCCTCTCCACACCACCGCCGAACGAATCCCGAATCCCGCCAGTACCTGCGGCATCTGGGCAATATGCCCGAATTGGTCGGGCAGGTAGCCGACCGAAGAAGCCTTCCCGTATTTTTTCGCTGAGCGGATTCCCATCCTCAGGTTTCTTATGAGCGACTCGCCGGTGACGAGGAACTCGTCGGGCTGCACATACCACGGGCCGATCAGGATTCTTTCCTGGCGGATTAGCTTTTCCAGCCGCTTGCGATTTTCCGGTCGTATTGCGAGATAATCGTCGAGGAGAATTGTCTGCCCGTCCAGCTCAAAGCAGGTGAACGCGCGATCGTTCTCCAGGACCTCCAAGAGATGATCGACCATCGAGACGAGCCGTTTTCGGAATCGCTCGAACGGCATATACCATTCCCGATCCCAATGAGTGTGGGGAACAACAACCAGGTGCCTCAGGTTCATGCGGATCCTCCCAGGGAGATGAGACTGAATAGTTTCTCGCTGCAAACCGGGTGGAGCGGGACACTGCTCAAAAAGCGGATTGGTGCAGTTCCGCGAGCCCGGGTTCGCCTCGTGAGATTGGCGAGGGACAGAACTATCTCCACCTTTTGCGCCGCGGGTTCGCCTGAAAGACGGGCCCGCCTGTTCGCCTGATCATTATCTTGACTGGCCGTCGATGGTGGGTTTTTCGAAGCCGGCCTGCTTGAGTTTGTCGGCAATCCTGATTATCTGAGTGTTCAGTTCCTCATACAGTTCGTTCTTTAACTTATAATAGAAGTCCTTGTTGAAACGATCCCACTTCCTCAACAGATGATTGGCGTACCCCTTGATGATGGCATGGCGGAGATCGCCCTTGAACAGGCTCTTCAGCATCTGCGCGCGCGAGAAAAACTTCTTCATCGCCCGGACCGCCTCTTTCTGGAGCACGATCGGCACCATGTTTTTGGGCTTGAAAACGACATGATGCCCGTCATACAGTGTCCAGTCGTACGTAAATATCTTTTTACCTTCGTCGAACTCATGAAAGATTTCGGAACCCGGTATCGGTGTCAGGATCATGAACTGGACGGTGTCGATTTTGACTTTTTTCGCAAATCGAGCGGTCTCCCGGATTATCCGCACATCGTCTTCATCGGAGCCGAGGACGAACATCCCGTGGATCTGGATGCCGTGCTCGTGCAGTTTCCTGATGCTTTCCTTGATGTCCTCGAGCGTTTGGCCCTTCGAATACAGATCCAGCGTTCTCGGATTTATCGATTCGAACCCGATATATACGGTGGAGCATTTGGAGCGCTCCATCAGGTCGAGCAGCTCGTCGTCCTTCGCCACGTCCGCACGCACCTGCGCGGTCCAATCCGGCGTCAGCCCCTCCTCGATCATCCGGCTCAGCAGTTCCTTTGTGCGCTTTTTGTTCGCCGTAAAATTATCATCATAGAAGAAGATAGTGCGGTCGACGTATGGCCTGATATCCTCCAGCACTTTCTCAGTCGAGCGAAACCGATACTTGCGGCCAAACATCGGCGTGACCGAGCAGAATTTGCAGTTAAACGGACAGCCGCGCGAGGTGATGACCGGTATGATGTTCGGGTTGCGAAAGAAGCTCCGAGTGCCGGTACCAAAGCCGGCGATCAGCGAGAGGTCCGGCGAGGGATGGGCGTCCAGATCGGGGCACAATTCGCGGGACCTGTTGTGAGTGATCTCCCCATTTCTCCAATAGGAAAGCCCCGCAATCGTTTCAAGCGGCCGCTTTCCGTCGACGGCGTCGAGCAGCTCCACCAGCGCCTCTTCGCCTTCACCTCGAATCACGAAATCGGCATGTTCCATCGCCTCATCCGCCAGAAACGTCGGATGCGCCCCGCCCATTACCACTT
The Candidatus Abyssobacteria bacterium SURF_5 genome window above contains:
- a CDS encoding radical SAM protein; translated protein: MKKIVFVEPKAPGFHIYSKWSLPRLGTVILATILRNRGHDVKVFVEEIQRVDKDDLFASDLVGISTITSTAPRAYALADEVRAKGVKVVMGGAHPTFLADEAMEHADFVIRGEGEEALVELLDAVDGKRPLETIAGLSYWRNGEITHNRSRELCPDLDAHPSPDLSLIAGFGTGTRSFFRNPNIIPVITSRGCPFNCKFCSVTPMFGRKYRFRSTEKVLEDIRPYVDRTIFFYDDNFTANKKRTKELLSRMIEEGLTPDWTAQVRADVAKDDELLDLMERSKCSTVYIGFESINPRTLDLYSKGQTLEDIKESIRKLHEHGIQIHGMFVLGSDEDDVRIIRETARFAKKVKIDTVQFMILTPIPGSEIFHEFDEGKKIFTYDWTLYDGHHVVFKPKNMVPIVLQKEAVRAMKKFFSRAQMLKSLFKGDLRHAIIKGYANHLLRKWDRFNKDFYYKLKNELYEELNTQIIRIADKLKQAGFEKPTIDGQSR